taaaacattttcataaatgcaataaaacattatttataacttgaaactttgatagttcccattatctttcataaaaccttctttttacttggtaactgacaagttagccttgcgggacgtctcccaccttgcgatagtcctcaaggagcactctcccttgttggacatacgcccgtacctaagtagtttctcttttagcttgcggtaaccctcaaggagcactctcccttgttgggtgtcccacggtacggcggtacgtgcacgacctagaaatagtaaccccactaactgccagaaccggttacacttttatttatcatgtttcgtatcttattcgtaactcatcattcttataaaatcattcataaacacaTTTGAATATCATCATGCATAAAACACACTTTGTAAACaaattcatatcccacaatccattaaAACATATCactataaacatatttcataaattcataaaacacagttcataaggggattgtgggtgttagcaatagatgttacctcaaccgtagtttatacgTCCCGTTCGATGgaccgttcttcctgagctccaatgACCGGTTTCTTTCAAAAGGTTTATTAAATTAGTATAAAAACAATTgatatttccaaaataatttttttttttttttttttaagtttataTTCTCCTTAATCCATGAAATATTATAAAATcttaattctaattaattattaagTCATCATTTAACTTCGTATTGCAACAATTTTTAGAGTATAAAAGTAACAATTTATAAATGAATGAAAGAACTCACCTAACTAAAATAGGAATTGGGCCACTTTTAGTATAGGTCCAATAAGGAAAACCAAAGTCCCAATTAATTGGAAGTGGGTTCCTGGAACACAACCACACAAAACAGGAACGAATGGGGAGAGCAACAGAGCAAGCAGCCGGCGAACCAACGAAGAAGAGGGAAGGAATGAGCTGTGCGGTGATCTTACGCGGCGCAGAAGCACGCCGGCGAAAAGGGGATGCGGTGGTGGGTTCGGGATGGGGTGGCGCTGCTGCCCGcgcggagaggagagagagacagAAGAGGGTGAGAAGAAGAAAAGGCGAAGGGGTGGTGTTGGCTGACTGAACTTGAAGGTGTGCGGTGTTTGGGAGGGCTCTCGACAGTGGTGGTGGCTAGGCAGTGCCTGCGGCGGAGCGAAGAGGAGTGCAAGGCAGAGGTGGGGTGCGAAAACTGGGAAGCAGGGGAGTTTGAGTGGGGTATTTGGGTCGGGTTCTTACCGGCGATGAAGGTAGGTGGGGTGAGCAATGGTGGTAGGGAGGCGGTGGTGACTGATGGTGGCGTTGGTGGTTGTTGCTTGAAACAGAGAATGAGCTGGAGATTTTGAGATAAAAAGTTGAATTAATGCACTGAATTGTTGGGTAACAGGGAGCAGATTTCTGTtctatttatagagtcatggggatgcCATTGACATCATCCATGAGCTCACCACGGTAGTAGAGTGAGGAAGAAGTTGTGGTACTTGGAGACCAAGAAAATTGACTTGGACTGTTTTAGGGAGAAAGAGTGGTCaagaaagtaagaaaatttTGTCTACTCCTTGTTTTGGTTGACACGTGAGAGAAGAGCAGAAGAACAatatgcattttttttttggctttgAGTGAAAATGAATATATTTTATAAGCTTAGAATTGGTAAATTCCAGAATTTTAGTTGCTATTTTAggaattgttaaacaaaaatagaaatccttaattttgaaataattctttaAAATATCGAcaacataaaataaatttagttttcgaatatattaagaacgtttcgaaattattattaaaaattcgaaataaacAGGATTTAAAAATGTAGTTTATACtcgaataaaaattaaattataaaatctggaaaataaatcgtgtaacgatattaaaacttaatcgcaataaaacttcattaattaaaataaagttcgaaattaggattttaaaacgattttaaactaaataaaaataattaatcgtaGTTAAtcgaattttttaaaaattcggggtattacattcttacccccttagaaaaagtttcgtcctcgaaacttgaagaTTAAACGtataaaatgattgttgaaaatcgaaaacattcgattaaaagtatgatatttattttaaaaccaagatctcacaatttcattcCAATTCCGACAATGTCTAGCTTTCATTCCACCATCTTCTTTaatgactccgcttcaactcgtgacctagaatcgaagagtaaagaatacaaaaggggcaaaattatatgttgatcttaatcgtcattaaggtcaattatattccgccatcgtcttttGTATCTctactttacttcataaaataggatcgaggagcaaagaacataaaaaaagGTAAACTTGTTAGCgtagactaggctcccatttttctttgtgagatctcgtttgaaaatattttctaccaaaagtagtaatgtttttaatataattctgAAGATAGATATAATGACAATAAATATTTACCTAACAATTATAATAgtcaaataatttgtaaaagttatttgttataataatctcgtactctgagctcaggaggaCTTCCATCGAAGACGACTTTCATACGTAACGATTAGTTATTACCAACACAATCATTTCAgtataaacataatccataaagcatatcttaaacacataattctttaattgaaaatttcatacataagcataacattcatataaCTAATGATGGTAATACATCTTAGTTAGATACTCGATTAGCGCATATTACTTTCAAAATTTCCATCATTTATTCTAAAATATTCTAGATGTTCGATCACACGATTTCAAAAGGTCATTACGCTTCATTCTTCATTCCGTACTAGCGAAGTCGTCATTGTCATTTGCATCATCGTCTTTTCCTTGCATTAAAAACACTCTTCCATTCGAAGTTGCTCCACGTGGGGGATTACGATTGAAACTTGTATTGCCACCATTTCCTTTGTTTTCATCGTTTCTCCTATCACCTTGCTCTCGATGTATTTGAGGACAATCTCTGATTTTGTGATCTTTGCTACCACATTTGAAACAATCTCGCGTACCAATTCGACATTCTTTCTCAGTATGGTTCCATCTTCCACACTTGGCGCATCCACGATTCTTGTTGAAGTTTTGGTTTCCGTTATTCCCTCCTTGATAGCTGACATTGACATTTTGTTTCTTATTGTTCGGTTGATTTTCTTCGAAGCTCCCTTTTCGTTTTCCATATGTTTCTTCTCGAAGCTTGATAATTCTTTCGACGTTAATTGCTCGATCGTACAACTCTTGGAAAGTGGAAATTCTAGAACTCGAAAGACGATCACGGATCTCAATGTTTAATCCTCCTTCAAATCGATTCATCCTTTGCCTATCAGTAGTCACCATGTCAGGGGCAAATCGAGCAAGCTCATTGAATTTCACTGCATATTCCAGAACATTCTTCTTTCCTTGACTCAATTTGATAAATTCCGATTCCATTTGCAGTTGCAGAGAATAGGGATAAAATTGTTCCCGCATAGCTTCCGTCAGTTTTTCCCAACCAAAACCAGGCTCGTTTTGGATTCCTTTAACACTTTTCCACCACAGGTTGGCTTGTCCTTTCAAGTAAAAGACGGCGTAGTTGACCTTCCATTTCTCGGGGCATTGAGTTGCGTCAAATAACTTCTCCATATCGCTAATCCATTCTTCAAATTCAGTAGGGTCTGGCTTGCCATCATAAGTAGGGGGTTTATGAGAAGCGAACTTCTTGAACATGTTGGAGCATTCTTCTTGCTCTGACCTTGGCTTTTGACGATTTCCTTGCAGAAGGTCCGACATTATCAATCTCATTAAATCCATTCGATTATCGCTTGTTTCTCCTGGAGTGTCCCCGAAAATGAGATCCTTGCgcaattcttcaattctttcttgCATTCCTTCCAGCGCTAATGCATATTTGTGATTACCATTTCCATCGTTAACATCGTTATCGTTTCTAGTGCCGTCAATAGGAATATTTCCGCTTGAAGTCATCGCCGATCTGATCGCAAGGATACAACACTTCAAataatcttttcttcttgaaattAGGCTAAGAAATTATGCAAAtcataataaagaaaacattcccGTTGCGTTCCCCGTCCTATCACTCACACtcttttcattttaacttagcatgattttaacttattctttttactcattccttaaaattcttgctTAAAacctaataaattttatttcgtgcaaaacccgtaaagtttagcacttatggtcgcagaaccttggctctgaataccaaactgtaacgccccgacttctaaacaccataaattaggttaattatctttagtTAGCAGCGGAAAACCCTAGCTTAGTTGGAGTGTCACATGCCTAtttccctcgtgggaaatacaaggcgacataacctttttaaattactaaataaactttaataataaatacttttaacatctgattaaacattaatattaaaatctaactcaaatcatgaaatcaaacttagactttaaataatacatccctttattgctaatgacatagttatctttactaaacatcgatcgtgaatttggtggttgcatcctcactctaaggcatcccatgatcttcttcgtacctaaaacaaaagtaatatcgtgagccgaggcccagtaacatactaccctaacagcgtaacctcatttcaattcattttatttactttgcaatcagggagaatagaacatagtaaaacattttcataaatgcaataaaacattatttataacttgaaactttgatagttcccattatctttcataaaaccttctttttacttggtaactgacaagttagccttgcgggacgtctcccaccttgcgatagtcctcaaggagcactctcccttgttggacatacgcccgttcctaagtagtttctcttttagcttgcggtaaccctcaaggagcactctcccttgttgggtgtcccacggtacggcggtacgtgcacgacctagaaatagtaaccccactaactgccagaaccggttacacttttatttatcatgtttcgtatcttattcgtaactcatcattcttataaaatcattcataaacacaTTTGAATATCATCATGCATAAAACACACTTTGTAAACaaattcatatcccacaatccattaaAACATATCactataaacatatttcataaattcataaaacacagttcataaggggattgtgggtgttagcaatagatgttacctcaaccgtagtttatacgTCCCGTTCGATGgaccgttcttcctgagctccaatgACCTGTTTCTTTCAAAAGGTTTATTAAATTAGTATTAAAACAATTgatatttccaaaataatttttttttttttttaaagtttataTTCTCCTTAATCCATGAAATATTATAAAATcttaattctaattaattattaagTCATCATTTAACTTCGTATTGCAACAATTTTTAGAGTATAAAAGTAACAATTTATAAATGAATGAAAGAACTCACCTAACTAAAATAGGAATTGGGCCACTTTTAGTATAGGTCCAATAAGGAAAACCAAAGTCCCAATTAATTGGAAGTGGGTTCCTGGAACACAACCACACAAAACAGGAACGAATGGGGAGAGCAACAGAGCAAGCAGCCGGTGAACCAACGAAGAAGAGGGAAGGAATGAGCTGTGCGGTGATCTTACGCGGCGCAGAAGCACGCCGGCGAAAAGGGGATGCGGTGGTGGGTTCGGGATGGGGTGGCGCTGCTGCCCGcgcggagaggagagagagacagAAGAGGGTGAGAAGAAGAAAAGGCGAAGGGGTGGTGTTGGCTGACTGAACTTGAAGGTGTGCGGTGTTTGGGAGGGCTCTCGACAGTGGTGGTGGCTAGGCAGTGCCTGCGGCGGAGCGAAGAGGAGTGCAAGGCAGAGGTGGGGTGCGAAAAATGGGAAGCAGGGGAGTTTGAGTGGGGTATTTGGGTCGGGTTCTTACCGGCGATGAAGGTAGGTGGGGTGAGCAATGGTGGTAGGGAGGCGGTGGTGACTGATGGTGGCGTTGGTGGTTGTTGCTTGAAACAGAGAATGAGCCGGAGATTTTGAGATAAAAAGTTGAATTAATGCACTGAATTGTTGGGTAACAGGGAGCAGATTTCTGTtctatttatagagtcatggggatgcCATTGACATCATCCATGAGCTCACTACGGTAGTAGAGTGAGGAAGAAGTTGTGGTACTTGGAGACCAAGAAAATTGACTTGGACTGTTTTAGGGAGAAAGAGTGGTCaagaaagtaagaaaatttTGTCTACTCCTTGTTTTGGTTGACACGTGAGAGAAGAGCAGAAGAACAatatgcattttttttttggctttgAGTGAGAATGAATATATTTTATAAGCTTAGAATTGGTAAATTCCAGAATTTTAGTTGCTATTTTAggaattgttaaacaaaaatagaaatccttaattttgaaataattctttaAAATATCGAcaacataaaataaatttagttttcgaatatattaagaacgtttcgaaattattattaaaaattcgaaataaacAGGATTTAAAAATGTAGTTTATGCtcgaataaaaattaaattataaaatctggaAAATAAATCGTATAACGATATTAAAACTTAATCGCAATAAAActtcattaattaaaataaagttcgaaattaggattttaaaacgattttaaactaaataaaaataattaatcgtaGTTAAtcgaattttttaaaaattcggggtattaaaGACTTACATAACTGAACTGATTAATCTATGATACGTACTGCTTCAATAGGATACCTTCTTCttgcataattttttttttaaaattaatcttATGCAAATAACAAGAATGCAATGCGACTTTGACATATTAAAAGAGGATGTATCACGATTCATGATCAATTGATCATCCATGATTCCAATGCAAAGGTGTGAACTGAAAAACAAAATCTACCCCGAAAGTAGAACCAAAAGAGTGAATGGAGGGTACTTTTGGAAATATGCTGAAAGTTTGCTGATACAAATCGCTCCATTTCGGAAACTTAATAACCTTAGAGGCACCATTTTGTGAAATCTGTCTACACTGTTGGTAATTGTTAACCTGCGTTTTTGCATGAATTAGATGCAATTTAAATGAATGAattgtttttgggttttttctcaataaataaatttaattggtttGAATGCTGTATTGAAGTAAATGTGTACTcactccgtcccttaatacttgcaccgcttttctTTTTCGGGCCAtctcttaatacttgcaccacttctataaatggaaatctttaccaatattatattatttctcacacttacctactatcCCACCTACAtacctactccctacaaaaattcatttaaaaatccACATCCCTCTCTtaccactccccaccccttacacattttccactaattatattaaaaaaatactccactatcaactaccacccattaaattaataagtcaattcaaatgtcttaaactccgcaccggtcaaaccggtgcgattattaagggacggagggagtatttgtttATGCTATTCCAGATGTGATCTGGGTTTATTGACGTTGATCaaaatttaaatgaatttaatttgTTGTTTGGTTGGATGATTGAGTGACATAAGAGAGGAATTTAAGCGCTAGGGTTTACTTTAATGGGTGaatgaaaattttaattaaaaattgtgGATTTCCATAATTTGTACTTCACTACTTTCAACAATCCGTCTTTTTTCTTGAATGTTTGAGTATTAAATCTATGGATTTATAATCAACGGTACATAGAAAATCATAACTTATTCCACCTATTtggtaaaataaatttagaatttaATCCTACCGATATACT
This Spinacia oleracea cultivar Varoflay chromosome 6, BTI_SOV_V1, whole genome shotgun sequence DNA region includes the following protein-coding sequences:
- the LOC130463477 gene encoding uncharacterized protein; this translates as MTSSGNIPIDGTRNDNDVNDGNGNHKYALALEGMQERIEELRKDLIFGDTPGETSDNRMDLMRLIMSDLLQGNRQKPRSEQEECSNMFKKFASHKPPTYDGKPDPTEFEEWISDMEKLFDATQCPEKWKVNYAVFYLKGQANLWWKSVKGIQNEPGFGWEKLTEAMREQFYPYSLQLQMESEFIKLSQGKKNVLEYAVKFNELARFAPDMVTTDRQRMNRFEGGLNIEIRDRLSSSRISTFQELYDRAINVERIIKLREETYGKRKGSFEENQPNNKKQNVNVSYQGGNNGNQNFNKNRGCAKCGRWNHTEKECRIGTRDCFKCGSKDHKIRDCPQIHREQGDRRNDENKGNGGNTSFNRNPPRGATSNGRVFLMQGKDDDANDNDDFASTE